A window of Streptomyces sp. NBC_01241 genomic DNA:
GGTAGCCGGTGGCCTTCACGAACACGGCGAACTGGGCATTGGTCACACACGTCGCGTCGATATGGAACGGGCTGACGGCGACCTCCCGTACCGGTCCCTCACCGTCGGCCGTGAACGCATCCTCGTCCTCGCCGCCCATCAGGAACGGGCCACCGGGGACGGCCACCATGCCTCGAAGGACGTCGAGTGACCGGCGTACGGGGACGGCGAAATCCGCCGGGGGAGGGCAGGGCGCGCCATCCGCCGGGGGAGGGCAGAGCGCGCCATCCGCCGGGGGAGGGCAGAGCGAGACGTCCGGCGGCGGGGCGGAGAGCGAGGAGTCCGCCGGGGCAGCGGCCTGCGCCATCGCGTGCGCCCGGGACGGTCCGCAGCATGCGCTCATCGTGACACTCCGGTGATGAGGGGTGAGCCGTCTTCGGTGGCGTCGCCGGGGACGGGCCTGTCGTCGAGCAGCCCGGCCAGTTCCTGGCCGGTGGTACGCAGCAGCAGGGCCACCCCGCCGAGCGCGGCCGCATCGCCGCCGAGCGCGGAACCGCGCACCTCGACGGTGCGGGGCGCGAACGGGAGGGAGAGGGCGGCGAGCTGTTCCCGGATCGGGGCGAGGACGAGTTCGTCCAGGGAGGCCGGTTCACCACAGATCACGATGCATTCGGGGTCGACATGTGCCGCAAGGGCCGCGAGGACGCGCCCGGCGGTGAGGGCCGCGCCACGGAACACATCGGCGACGTCCGGCTGGCCCTCGGCGGCGAGCGCGACCATCTCCTCGGCCTCCCCGACCACCACGCCGCGGTCGGCGCAGGCCGCGAGCAGAGCGGGAATGCTGATGAGGCCCTCCAGACAGCCGCGGCCGCCGCAGTGGCAGGGCTTTCCTTCCGGATCGCAACTGGTGTGGCCGATCTCGCCGGCCGCGCCATGGGCGCCGCGCACCAGCAGACCGTTGACGACGAGCCCCCCGCCGACCCCCTGGGACCACCCCAGATAGACGGTGTTGTCGAGGCCGCGGGCCGCGCCCCAGGTGACCTCTGCGAGCGCGGCGAGCCTGGAGTTGTTGTCGGTGAGCACGGGGGCGTCGAAGTGCCGGCCGAGTTCGGCGGCGACATGGCTGGCGAAAGGTGTCATATTGCGCGGGTCGCCGGAGGCCGGATTCTGGACGAATCCGGGGAGCCCGAGGCCGATGCCCTCGACCGGAGCGAGGCTGATGTTCTCGCGCCGTACCAGCTCCTCCACGGCGGCGATGGCCTGCGCGGCCCGTTCGGCGGCGCCGCTGTCCGCCGGGACGGGGACGCTGTACCGGCCGACGATGTCATGGGCGCAGTTGGCGACGACCACATGGATCCGGTGGCGCTGGAGGTCGATGCCGATCAGTTCGGCGCCGCGTGCGTTGAGTGCGATCTCCAGGGCGGGCCTGCCCCGGCCGCGCGGATGCTCGGGGTCGGGGGCCGGCTGTTCGACGACGGCCTTGCGTTCCAGCAGGTCGGAGACGATCGCGAACAGGGTGGTGCGGGAGAGCCCGACCCTTGCCTTGAGCTCGCCGCGGCTCAGCGCGCCCGACCTGCGCAGTTCACCGAGTACGGCGGCTTCGTTGGCCCTGCGCAGACGTTGCAAGGCATCGATGCGTTCCGTCATGGACGCATGGTCGATCGGTCAAGGTGTTTCTGTCAACGTGCCGGAAGAATTCACATGCTTTTTATTCCCAAGGGTTGACGTAAAAAAGTCACCGTCCTTACAGTTCCGGTCACTTGCCTGCCCGAGCACGTGCTTCGGCACCGGCCCGAGCACGTGCTCAGGCACTCGGCAGCACCACCGTGAGCGACCCGTCGAAAGGGCGACCAGCCAGTGGCTCCGCGCAACGTCCTGTTCCTGATGACCGACCAGCACCGGGTCGACACCCTGGGCTGTTACGGCAACCCACTCGTCGACACCCCGGCCCTGGACGCCCTGGCGGCCGAGGGGACCCGGTTCGACCGCTTCTACACGCCGACCGCGATCTGCACCCCCGCCCGGGCCTCACTCGCCACCGGCCTCCACCCGTTCCGCCACGGCATGCTGAACAACCCCGAGCGCAACGGCGGCAGCAAGGACGAACTCTCCGACGAAAGCCCGATGCTCTGGCGCCAGTTGATGGACCGGGGCTACCAAGTCGGGCACGCCGGCAAATGGCACATCGGCCGCGAGCGCGGCCCCGAGTTCTACGGCCTGGACGGCGAACACCTGCCCGGCGCGCTCAACCCCGTACACCACCCCTCGTACGAGAAGTGGCTGGAGGACAATGGCTTCCCGCCCTTCGCCGTGCGCGAACCCGTCTTCGGCACCGCCGCCAACGGCACCGGACGCGGCCACCTCATCGCCGGCCGGCTCCAGCAGCCCGTCGAGGCCACCATCGAGGCGTTCCTCACCGACCGGACCCTCGCCCTGCTCGACCGCTACGCCGCCGACTGGAAGGCGAGCGGCACGCCCTTCATGCTGTCGTGCCACTGGTACGGCCCCCACCTGCCGTATCTGATCCCCGACCACTACTACGACCTGTACGACCCCGACGACGTGCCGCTGCCCGCCTCCATGGCCGAGACCTTCGCGGGCAAGCCCGATGTGCAGCGCCAGTACAGCGCGTACTGGTCCTCGGACGACTTCGACGCCGCCGCCTGGCGCAAGCTCATCGCCGTCTACTGGGGCTACGTCACCATGATCGACCACCAGACCGGGCGGCTGACCGAGGCGCTCCGGGAGCACGGGCTCTGGGACGACACGGCGGTCTTCTTCACCGCCGACCACGGCGAGTTCACCGGCGCCCACCGGCTCAACGACAAGGGCCCGGCGATGTACGAGGACATCTACCGGATCCCCGCGATCGCCCGGGTCCCCGGCGCCCCCGCCCAGGTCAACGACGACTTCGCCAACCTCATCGACCTCAACCCGACCATCCTCGACCTGGCGGGCGCGCCGGCACCCGAACTCTGCGACGGCGAAAGCCTGTTGCCGCTGCTGAACGGCAAGAACCCCGGGACCGCCGATCACTCCGAGCCCTCCGTCGGAAACACCCGCGACGAGATCGTCGCCGAATTCCACGGCCACCACTTCCCCTACTCCCAGCGCATGCTCCGCGACCGGCGCCACAAGCTGGTGCACAACCCGGAGAGCGTGCACGAGCTGTACGACCTGGAGACCGACCCGCACGAACTGCACAACGTGTACGAGGCACCCGCCTACGCGGACGTCCGGCGCGACCTCACCGTGCGGCTCTACCGCGAGCTGCTGCGCCGCGGCGACCCGGCCTACACCTGGATGAGCTACATGGCGGACATCGGCTCGGACCGTGCGGCGGACGTCGACGGAGTCGCGGAGGAAGTCGCATGAAACAGAAACTGCTGCCCGGCCCCGCCCCGGCCGCGGCCACACCGGTGAAGACCCCGAAACCGGTGAAGTACCCGAAGAAGAAGGCCCGCACCGCCGGCCGGCTCAGCTCCGTGCTGCTCGGCCTCGCCTCCGCCGCGCTCGGCCTGGCCGCCTGGTTCGTCCTCGCCAACAGCGGCATCGACGGCTTCCCGGGACCCGTCGAAGTGGCCCGCCGGGCCATTACTCTCATCGGCGACGGCACGCTCTTCGCCGACGCGGGCGCCAGCCTGAAGCGCGTCCTCATCGGCTATGTCCTCGGCGTCGCCCTCGCGATCCCTGTCGGCTTCCTGATGGGCTGGTACCCGGTCGTCCGCCGGCTGATCGAACCCTGGCTGCAGTTCTTCCGCATGGTGCCGCCGCTCGCGATCATCCCGCTCGCCATCGTCCTCATGGGCATCGACGAGACCCCGAAGATCTTCGTTATCTTCCTGGCATCGTTCCTGTCGTCCGTCGTTTCCACCTTCCAGGGCGTCGTCGCGGTCGACGTCACCCTCGTCAACGCGGCCAGGGTGCTCGGCGCCCGCGACCCACAGGTCTTCCTCGGCGTCGTCGTTCCCGCGTCCACGCCGTTCATCCTGGTCGGCATGCGGATCGGCCTCGGCGCCTCCTGGGCGACCGTCGTCGCGGCCGAACTCATCGCGGCCCAGGGCGGACTGGGCTTCCGCATGCAGCAGGCCCAGCTCTACTACGACCTGCCCACCATCTTCGTCCAGCTCATCGCCATCGGAACGATCGGCCTCGTCATGGACCGGCTGCTGCTCCTCGCCGAGCGCCGGCTCACCCACTGGCAGGAACGGCGGTAACCATGCCCACCATCAACTTCCATGACGTATCAAGGGGCTTCACCGTCAAGGACGGAGAGTTCCTGGCCCTGGACCGGGTCGGACTCGACATCGAGGACGGCGAGTTCGTCACCGTCGTCGGCCCGTCCGGCTGCGGCAAGAGCACCCTGATGAACATCGCGGCCGGCCTCCTGGACGCGACCGACGGCGACGTCACCGTCGACGGAGTCCCCGTCCGCGGACCCGCCCCCGAACGCGGCGTCATCTTCCAGCAGTACGCGCTCTTCCCCTGGATGACCGTCACCGCCAACGTCGAGTACGGACTGAAGGTCGCCGGAGTCGGCAAGGCCGAACGCCGCCGCCGCGCCCGCGAGGTCATCGAACT
This region includes:
- a CDS encoding ROK family transcriptional regulator; amino-acid sequence: MTERIDALQRLRRANEAAVLGELRRSGALSRGELKARVGLSRTTLFAIVSDLLERKAVVEQPAPDPEHPRGRGRPALEIALNARGAELIGIDLQRHRIHVVVANCAHDIVGRYSVPVPADSGAAERAAQAIAAVEELVRRENISLAPVEGIGLGLPGFVQNPASGDPRNMTPFASHVAAELGRHFDAPVLTDNNSRLAALAEVTWGAARGLDNTVYLGWSQGVGGGLVVNGLLVRGAHGAAGEIGHTSCDPEGKPCHCGGRGCLEGLISIPALLAACADRGVVVGEAEEMVALAAEGQPDVADVFRGAALTAGRVLAALAAHVDPECIVICGEPASLDELVLAPIREQLAALSLPFAPRTVEVRGSALGGDAAALGGVALLLRTTGQELAGLLDDRPVPGDATEDGSPLITGVSR
- a CDS encoding sulfatase-like hydrolase/transferase, with translation MAPRNVLFLMTDQHRVDTLGCYGNPLVDTPALDALAAEGTRFDRFYTPTAICTPARASLATGLHPFRHGMLNNPERNGGSKDELSDESPMLWRQLMDRGYQVGHAGKWHIGRERGPEFYGLDGEHLPGALNPVHHPSYEKWLEDNGFPPFAVREPVFGTAANGTGRGHLIAGRLQQPVEATIEAFLTDRTLALLDRYAADWKASGTPFMLSCHWYGPHLPYLIPDHYYDLYDPDDVPLPASMAETFAGKPDVQRQYSAYWSSDDFDAAAWRKLIAVYWGYVTMIDHQTGRLTEALREHGLWDDTAVFFTADHGEFTGAHRLNDKGPAMYEDIYRIPAIARVPGAPAQVNDDFANLIDLNPTILDLAGAPAPELCDGESLLPLLNGKNPGTADHSEPSVGNTRDEIVAEFHGHHFPYSQRMLRDRRHKLVHNPESVHELYDLETDPHELHNVYEAPAYADVRRDLTVRLYRELLRRGDPAYTWMSYMADIGSDRAADVDGVAEEVA
- a CDS encoding ABC transporter permease — its product is MKQKLLPGPAPAAATPVKTPKPVKYPKKKARTAGRLSSVLLGLASAALGLAAWFVLANSGIDGFPGPVEVARRAITLIGDGTLFADAGASLKRVLIGYVLGVALAIPVGFLMGWYPVVRRLIEPWLQFFRMVPPLAIIPLAIVLMGIDETPKIFVIFLASFLSSVVSTFQGVVAVDVTLVNAARVLGARDPQVFLGVVVPASTPFILVGMRIGLGASWATVVAAELIAAQGGLGFRMQQAQLYYDLPTIFVQLIAIGTIGLVMDRLLLLAERRLTHWQERR